A genomic stretch from Thermomonospora umbrina includes:
- a CDS encoding DegT/DnrJ/EryC1/StrS family aminotransferase: MTMYVWDYRQEYEREREDILDAVDSVFRSGQLILGDSVRSFEREYAAYHGVEGCVSCDNGTNALVLGLRALGVGPGDEVITVSNTAAPTVIAIDQVGATPVFVDVCPRTYLMDTDRLADAVTERTACILPVHLYGQCVDMATVEEVAREHGLPILEDCAQAHGARHHGRLAGTMGKAAAFSFYPTKVLGAYGDGGATITSDPEVEANLRRLRYYGMEKEYYVVSTPGHNSRLDEVHAEILRRKLRRFDDYLAARRRVAARYAEALSGTDLVLPEIAEGNDHVYYVYVVRHPRRDEIIERMKSYDIVLNVSYRWPVHTMSGFAHLGYGAGSLPNTEALADQIFSLPMYASLSEDLQDKVISALTEVLASL, from the coding sequence ATGACCATGTACGTGTGGGACTACCGTCAGGAGTACGAGCGGGAGCGCGAGGACATCCTCGACGCGGTGGACTCCGTGTTCCGCTCCGGGCAGCTCATCCTGGGCGACAGCGTCCGGAGCTTCGAACGGGAGTACGCCGCCTACCACGGCGTCGAGGGCTGTGTGAGCTGCGACAACGGCACCAACGCCCTGGTGCTGGGGCTCCGCGCGCTCGGCGTCGGGCCGGGCGACGAGGTGATCACCGTGTCCAACACGGCCGCGCCCACGGTCATCGCCATCGACCAGGTCGGCGCCACCCCGGTCTTCGTGGACGTGTGCCCGCGCACCTATCTGATGGACACCGACCGGCTCGCCGACGCCGTCACCGAACGGACCGCCTGCATCCTGCCCGTCCACCTGTACGGGCAGTGCGTCGACATGGCGACGGTGGAGGAGGTGGCCCGCGAGCACGGCCTGCCGATCCTGGAGGACTGCGCCCAGGCGCACGGGGCCCGCCACCACGGACGGCTCGCCGGGACGATGGGCAAGGCCGCGGCGTTCTCGTTCTATCCCACCAAGGTGCTGGGGGCGTACGGCGACGGCGGGGCCACCATCACCTCGGACCCGGAGGTGGAGGCGAACCTCCGCCGGCTGCGCTACTACGGCATGGAGAAGGAGTACTACGTCGTCTCCACGCCGGGGCACAACAGCCGCCTCGACGAGGTGCACGCCGAGATCCTGCGACGCAAGCTCCGGCGGTTCGACGATTACCTGGCCGCCCGCCGGCGGGTCGCGGCGCGGTACGCGGAGGCGCTGTCCGGCACCGACCTCGTGCTGCCGGAGATCGCCGAGGGCAACGACCACGTGTACTACGTGTACGTCGTCCGGCATCCCCGCCGCGACGAGATCATCGAGCGGATGAAGTCGTACGACATCGTGCTCAACGTCAGCTACCGGTGGCCGGTGCACACGATGAGCGGCTTCGCCCACCTGGGCTACGGCGCGGGCTCGCTGCCGAACACGGAGGCGCTCGCCGACCAGATCTTCTCCCTGCCGATGTACGCCTCGCTGTCGGAGGACCTCCAGGACAAGGTGATCAGCGCGCTGACGGAGGTGCTGGCCTCGCTATGA
- a CDS encoding MFS transporter, translating into MSTLTTAVPRKEGGRPHAAVTLVVVLVGVFAVAMSIAGTGIALPRIGQGLDASGATLQWAVTAYNLALSAFTLVCGSLADLFGRRRTFVAATALFTLGSLLTAAAPNILVLDAARALAGIGAGGVMACGGALLAATFEGPARTRAFAAMGMTGGAGVVVGPFLAGWLVTRLGWRPSFLVFVLVGLLILAGSRAAPESRADHRPPVDVRGAVTFVAGLGTLMYGLIRLPDGGPVGPAGLVVGAVLLTVFVLVSRRTADPVLDLTMIRNPRFMGWTLGTLSTSVGFVGTLVYLPIYFQGVDGATAREAGQTMLMMTAPIMVVPIFAGWLVAKGVSARALMTLALLLVAGGNAWLTVLEPGMGAPALLGPLLTVGVGMGVSFGITDAQAMNQVEPARVGMAAGFLNTVRNSGEALVIAVFGTVLVALIQARVGSADLADRIAAGDLSGADRALNALRYTESWHIALWWVAGICAAAAVVVAVLLSRPGRDSGTPEREDGTAPNKVS; encoded by the coding sequence ATGAGCACGCTCACCACGGCCGTCCCCCGCAAGGAGGGCGGCCGGCCCCATGCCGCGGTCACCCTCGTCGTCGTCCTGGTCGGGGTGTTCGCCGTCGCCATGTCCATCGCCGGCACCGGGATCGCGTTGCCGCGCATCGGCCAGGGCCTGGACGCCTCCGGGGCGACCCTGCAATGGGCGGTCACCGCCTACAACCTCGCGCTGTCGGCGTTCACCCTGGTCTGCGGCTCGCTGGCGGACCTGTTCGGGCGGCGTCGCACCTTCGTGGCGGCCACCGCGCTGTTCACCCTGGGCTCGCTGCTCACCGCGGCGGCCCCGAACATCCTCGTGCTGGACGCGGCGCGGGCGCTGGCGGGGATCGGCGCGGGCGGCGTCATGGCGTGCGGTGGCGCGCTGCTCGCGGCGACCTTCGAGGGCCCCGCGCGGACCCGGGCGTTCGCCGCCATGGGCATGACGGGCGGCGCGGGTGTCGTGGTCGGCCCCTTCCTGGCCGGGTGGCTGGTCACCCGACTGGGCTGGCGGCCGTCCTTCCTGGTGTTCGTGCTGGTGGGCCTGCTGATCCTGGCGGGCAGTCGGGCCGCGCCGGAGTCGCGGGCCGACCATCGCCCGCCGGTGGACGTGCGGGGCGCCGTGACGTTCGTGGCCGGTCTCGGCACGCTGATGTACGGCCTGATCCGGTTGCCGGACGGCGGCCCGGTCGGCCCGGCGGGCCTGGTCGTCGGCGCGGTGCTGCTGACCGTGTTCGTGCTGGTCTCGCGGCGCACGGCCGACCCGGTCCTGGACCTGACGATGATCCGCAACCCGCGCTTCATGGGGTGGACGCTGGGCACCCTGTCCACCTCGGTGGGGTTCGTCGGCACCCTGGTGTACCTGCCGATCTACTTCCAGGGGGTGGACGGCGCCACGGCGCGCGAGGCGGGGCAGACCATGCTGATGATGACCGCGCCCATCATGGTGGTGCCGATCTTCGCCGGCTGGCTGGTCGCCAAGGGCGTGTCGGCCAGGGCGCTGATGACGCTGGCGCTGCTGCTGGTGGCGGGCGGCAACGCCTGGCTCACCGTGCTGGAGCCCGGCATGGGCGCGCCGGCGCTGCTCGGGCCCCTGCTGACGGTGGGCGTGGGCATGGGCGTGTCGTTCGGCATCACCGACGCGCAGGCGATGAACCAGGTCGAGCCCGCACGGGTGGGCATGGCCGCCGGGTTCCTCAACACGGTCCGCAACAGCGGCGAGGCGCTCGTCATCGCCGTCTTCGGCACCGTGCTGGTGGCGCTCATCCAGGCCCGGGTGGGCTCCGCCGATCTGGCCGACCGGATCGCCGCCGGCGACCTGAGCGGTGCGGACCGGGCGCTGAACGCCCTGCGGTACACCGAGTCCTGGCACATCGCGCTGTGGTGGGTGGCGGGGATCTGCGCCGCCGCCGCGGTGGTGGTGGCGGTGCTGCTGAGCCGCCCGGGACGGGATTCGGGAACGCCGGAAAGGGAGGACGGGACGGCCCCTAACAAGGTGTCTTGA
- a CDS encoding MFS transporter, whose amino-acid sequence MRNKPIVVLIAVLLSSISLPITLTGASVALPDIAEALDADLAPVQWVVTGYNATFASFMLAAGSLADLIGRRRVFTGGVAVFAVTGLLSIVTTNILVLDVVRAVAGAGAAAAAASGAALLAANFEGPARTRAFGVFGTTLGVGLAFGPTIGGFVVSAFGWRGVFGVPAAAALIVLLMTPLLPESRESGGRRLDTGGAVTFTAFLLLLITGFVEGPARGWLSPVVLGAFVGSAVLLAAFVVIERRRPDPMLDLGLLASPRFMAFSVTAAVILCVLIPLVVYLPSYFTEVLGMSSERAGTVLIALTAPSLVLPSLAGVIAKWVPPSAIVMVAVVLVGAGAAWMALAGPKTGTGQLLGPLLTIGFGFGISMGLIDGVAISSVAVDRAGTAAGMLNTARLASETVAIAVVGAVLAATTDGRLADPGFSGGLRTVLWAMAGLAVVTLLVCGALLRRGGRVSATTAPTAESVPA is encoded by the coding sequence GTGCGCAACAAGCCGATCGTCGTACTGATCGCCGTCCTGCTGTCCAGCATCTCGCTGCCGATCACGCTCACCGGCGCCTCCGTCGCGCTGCCCGACATCGCCGAGGCCCTGGACGCGGACCTCGCGCCCGTCCAGTGGGTGGTGACCGGCTACAACGCCACCTTCGCCAGCTTCATGCTGGCCGCCGGGTCCCTCGCGGACCTGATCGGACGCCGCCGGGTCTTCACCGGCGGCGTCGCCGTGTTCGCCGTGACCGGCCTGCTGAGTATCGTCACCACCAACATCCTGGTGCTGGACGTGGTCCGGGCCGTCGCCGGGGCCGGCGCGGCGGCCGCGGCGGCCAGCGGCGCGGCGCTGCTGGCCGCCAACTTCGAGGGCCCCGCCCGGACCCGCGCCTTCGGGGTCTTCGGCACCACCCTGGGGGTGGGTCTCGCCTTCGGCCCCACCATCGGGGGCTTCGTCGTCAGCGCCTTCGGCTGGCGCGGGGTCTTCGGCGTGCCGGCCGCGGCGGCCCTCATCGTCCTGCTCATGACGCCGCTGCTGCCCGAGTCGCGGGAGTCGGGCGGCCGTCGCCTCGACACCGGCGGGGCCGTCACCTTCACCGCCTTCCTGCTGCTCCTGATCACCGGCTTCGTGGAGGGGCCCGCCCGGGGCTGGCTGTCGCCGGTGGTCCTGGGCGCGTTCGTCGGGTCGGCGGTGCTGCTGGCCGCGTTCGTCGTCATCGAACGCCGCCGCCCGGACCCGATGCTCGACCTGGGGCTGCTCGCCAGCCCCCGGTTCATGGCCTTCTCGGTCACCGCGGCGGTGATCCTGTGCGTCCTCATCCCGCTGGTGGTCTACCTGCCGTCGTACTTCACCGAGGTGCTCGGCATGAGCTCGGAACGGGCCGGGACGGTGCTGATCGCGCTGACCGCGCCCAGCCTGGTGCTCCCCTCGCTGGCCGGCGTCATCGCCAAGTGGGTGCCGCCCTCGGCGATCGTGATGGTGGCGGTGGTCCTGGTCGGCGCGGGCGCGGCCTGGATGGCGCTCGCCGGACCGAAGACCGGGACCGGCCAACTGCTCGGGCCGCTGCTGACCATCGGGTTCGGGTTCGGGATCTCCATGGGCCTGATCGACGGGGTGGCCATCAGCAGCGTCGCCGTCGACCGGGCGGGCACCGCCGCCGGGATGCTCAACACGGCGCGGCTGGCGAGCGAGACCGTCGCCATCGCCGTGGTCGGCGCGGTGCTGGCGGCCACCACCGACGGGCGGCTCGCCGACCCCGGGTTCAGCGGCGGGCTGCGCACCGTGCTGTGGGCGATGGCGGGGCTCGCGGTGGTCACCCTGCTGGTGTGCGGGGCCCTGCTGCGGCGCGGCGGCCGGGTGTCGGCCACGACCGCGCCGACCGCGGAGAGCGTCCCCGCGTAA
- a CDS encoding glucose-1-phosphate thymidylyltransferase → MKALVLSGGKGTRLRPFTYSMAKQLVPVAGKPVLLHVLEDIRGIGVSEVGIVVGDHAAEIRSVVGDGAELGLRITYLHQAAPLGLAHCVSLAADFLGDDDFVMYLGDNVFVDGIGEAAAMFAGRRPDAQLTVVKVPDPRQYGVAEVGPDGRVRALVEKPREPRSNLAITGVYFLTPAIHEAVRAIRPSARGELEITDALQHLVARGGTVVAQEHAGFWKDTGNVAELLECNRVLLERLPGSIGGRVDADSAVHGTVVVEPGAVVTRSRLVGPLIVGAGSRVVDSRVGPGTALGRDCVVRDADVEDSILLEGARVQDVRRLRRSVIGRWTDVRATGAPGGHSLIIGDHTRAWVAA, encoded by the coding sequence ATGAAAGCGCTGGTGCTGTCCGGCGGAAAGGGTACCCGGCTGCGGCCGTTCACCTATTCGATGGCCAAGCAGCTCGTGCCCGTCGCGGGCAAACCGGTACTGCTCCACGTGCTCGAGGACATTCGCGGAATCGGCGTGTCCGAGGTCGGCATCGTGGTGGGCGACCACGCCGCGGAGATCAGGTCGGTCGTCGGCGACGGCGCCGAACTCGGACTGCGGATCACCTACCTTCATCAGGCCGCCCCGTTGGGGTTGGCCCATTGCGTGTCCCTCGCCGCCGATTTCCTCGGCGACGACGATTTCGTGATGTACCTCGGCGACAACGTCTTCGTCGACGGCATCGGCGAGGCCGCGGCCATGTTCGCCGGCCGCCGGCCCGACGCCCAGCTCACCGTGGTCAAGGTCCCCGACCCCCGGCAGTACGGGGTGGCCGAGGTCGGCCCGGACGGCCGGGTCAGGGCCCTGGTGGAGAAGCCCCGGGAGCCGCGCAGCAACCTGGCGATCACCGGCGTCTACTTCCTCACCCCCGCGATCCACGAGGCGGTCCGCGCGATCCGGCCGAGCGCCCGCGGCGAGCTGGAGATCACCGACGCGCTGCAGCACCTGGTGGCCCGGGGCGGCACCGTCGTCGCCCAGGAGCACGCGGGCTTCTGGAAGGACACCGGCAACGTCGCCGAGCTGCTGGAGTGCAACCGGGTGCTGCTGGAGCGGCTCCCGGGCTCGATCGGCGGCCGGGTGGACGCCGACAGCGCCGTGCACGGCACCGTGGTCGTCGAGCCCGGCGCCGTGGTGACCCGTTCCCGGCTGGTGGGGCCGTTGATCGTCGGCGCGGGCTCCCGGGTCGTCGACAGCCGGGTCGGCCCCGGCACCGCGCTGGGGCGCGACTGCGTCGTCCGCGACGCCGACGTGGAGGACTCGATCCTGCTGGAGGGCGCCCGCGTGCAGGACGTCCGGCGGCTGCGCCGGTCGGTCATCGGCCGCTGGACGGACGTGCGGGCCACCGGCGCGCCCGGCGGCCACAGCCTGATCATCGGCGACCACACCAGGGCGTGGGTGGCGGCGTGA
- the rfbB gene encoding dTDP-glucose 4,6-dehydratase, with product MRILVTGAAGFIGSHFVRRLLAGDYPEHAGAHVTVLDALTYAGSTRNLPMDHERLEFHQGDIRDRDLLDRLMPGHDAVVHLAAESHVDRSIAGPSEFVRTNVWGTQEVLDAALRSGVRTVVHVSTDEVYGAIESGSWTEDDPLLPNSPYAASKAGSDLIARAYWRTHGLDVRITRCANNYGPHQHIEKLIPLFVTNLLSGRTVPLYGDGRHRREWIHVDDHCRGIHLVLAKGEPGGVYNIGGGTELSNREMTERLLELCGADWSMVRHVTDRKGHDVRYSLDDGRIRKELGYEPVRSLDEGLREIVEWYRDNPGWWKPLQGARAGRGG from the coding sequence GTGAGGATCCTGGTCACCGGCGCCGCCGGGTTCATCGGCTCCCACTTCGTGCGCCGCCTGCTGGCCGGGGACTACCCGGAGCACGCCGGCGCGCACGTCACGGTGCTGGACGCGCTGACGTACGCGGGCTCCACCCGGAACCTGCCCATGGACCACGAGCGGCTGGAGTTCCACCAGGGCGACATCCGTGACCGGGACCTGCTCGACCGGCTGATGCCCGGTCACGACGCCGTGGTCCACCTGGCCGCCGAGTCGCACGTCGACCGGTCCATCGCCGGGCCCTCCGAGTTCGTGCGCACCAACGTCTGGGGCACCCAGGAGGTCCTGGACGCGGCGCTGCGATCCGGGGTGCGGACCGTCGTCCACGTCTCGACGGACGAGGTCTACGGGGCGATCGAGTCGGGCTCGTGGACCGAGGACGACCCGCTGCTGCCCAACTCGCCGTACGCGGCCTCCAAGGCGGGGTCGGACCTGATCGCCCGCGCCTACTGGCGGACGCACGGCCTCGACGTGCGCATCACCCGCTGCGCCAACAACTACGGCCCCCACCAGCACATCGAGAAGCTGATCCCGCTCTTCGTGACCAACCTCCTCAGCGGGCGCACCGTTCCGCTGTACGGGGACGGCCGCCACCGCCGCGAGTGGATCCACGTCGACGACCACTGCCGGGGCATCCACCTGGTCCTGGCCAAGGGCGAGCCCGGCGGCGTCTACAACATCGGCGGCGGCACGGAGCTGTCCAACCGGGAGATGACCGAACGGCTCCTGGAGCTGTGCGGGGCGGACTGGAGCATGGTCCGCCACGTCACCGACCGCAAGGGCCACGACGTCCGCTACTCGCTGGACGACGGCAGGATCCGCAAGGAGCTGGGCTACGAGCCCGTCAGGTCGCTCGACGAGGGCCTGCGGGAGATCGTCGAGTGGTACCGCGACAACCCCGGCTGGTGGAAGCCCCTGCAGGGCGCGCGCGCCGGGCGGGGCGGGTGA
- a CDS encoding 3-deoxy-7-phosphoheptulonate synthase — protein sequence MEAPAGRARRAGRVIGVVGDDGIPADGWSALPARQQPRWSDPELTRQVRAQLAELPGLVSRSEVDALRALLAEVARGERQVVQAGDCAEDPAECTPGHVNRKAALLERLADVMRERSGRPVVRVGRIAGQFVKPRSNPTERVGGRELPVYRGHQVNGPEPDEGVRQADPKRVLAGYWAAVTAVETLRGRARDVWTSHEALLLDYEVPLMRESGDGLLLTSTHWPWIGERTRQVDGAHVALLADAVNPVSCKVGPAATPEELTALCERLDPNAEPGRLTLIARMGVGEAAVRLPALVEAVRAVRPSVIWLCDPMHGNTVAGPGGRKTRHLDAIVREIEEFHAAVTGAGAVAGGLHLETTPDEVTECAADATAAAGRPHVYTSLCDPRLNATQAVDVVSAWRG from the coding sequence GTGGAAGCCCCTGCAGGGCGCGCGCGCCGGGCGGGGCGGGTGATCGGCGTGGTCGGCGACGACGGGATCCCCGCCGACGGGTGGAGCGCGCTGCCGGCCCGGCAGCAGCCGCGCTGGTCCGACCCCGAGTTGACCCGGCAGGTCCGCGCGCAGCTCGCCGAGCTGCCGGGCCTGGTGTCGCGGTCGGAGGTCGACGCGCTGCGCGCCCTGCTCGCCGAGGTGGCGCGGGGCGAGCGGCAGGTCGTCCAGGCCGGGGACTGCGCGGAGGACCCGGCCGAGTGCACCCCCGGCCACGTCAACCGGAAGGCGGCCCTCCTGGAACGCCTGGCGGACGTCATGCGGGAGAGGTCCGGCAGGCCGGTGGTGCGCGTCGGTCGGATCGCCGGGCAGTTCGTCAAGCCGCGCTCCAATCCCACCGAGAGGGTCGGCGGGCGAGAGCTCCCCGTCTACCGGGGGCACCAGGTCAACGGCCCGGAACCCGACGAGGGCGTGCGGCAGGCCGACCCCAAGCGCGTCCTGGCGGGCTACTGGGCCGCCGTCACCGCCGTGGAGACGCTGCGCGGCCGTGCCCGGGACGTGTGGACGAGCCACGAGGCGCTGCTGCTGGACTACGAGGTGCCGCTGATGCGGGAGTCCGGGGACGGCCTGCTGCTGACGTCCACGCACTGGCCGTGGATCGGCGAGCGGACCCGCCAGGTGGACGGCGCGCACGTGGCGCTGCTGGCGGACGCCGTCAACCCGGTGTCCTGCAAGGTCGGCCCGGCCGCCACCCCTGAGGAGCTGACGGCCCTGTGCGAGCGGCTCGACCCGAACGCCGAGCCCGGCCGGCTCACCCTCATCGCCCGTATGGGCGTCGGCGAGGCGGCCGTCCGGCTGCCCGCCCTGGTCGAGGCGGTCCGCGCCGTACGGCCGTCGGTCATCTGGCTGTGCGACCCGATGCACGGCAACACCGTCGCCGGCCCCGGCGGACGCAAGACCCGCCACCTCGACGCGATCGTCCGGGAGATCGAGGAGTTCCACGCCGCGGTCACCGGAGCGGGGGCCGTCGCCGGGGGCCTGCATCTGGAGACCACCCCCGACGAGGTCACCGAGTGCGCCGCCGACGCGACGGCCGCCGCCGGACGGCCCCACGTCTACACGAGCCTGTGCGATCCGAGGCTCAACGCGACCCAGGCGGTCGACGTCGTCTCCGCCTGGCGCGGCTGA
- a CDS encoding 2,3-dihydro-2,3-dihydroxybenzoate dehydrogenase: MNLHEHDGDERKVALVTGAAGGIGGAIARVLAEHGTAVAAVDRDASRLETTVEKLRGEGLTVTGHPTDVTSAAEVTATVDRVEREIGPIDHLVNAAGVLRAGEALALSLDDWSEMFAVNATGVFLVSRAVVERMVTRRRGAVVTVASNAVAGARHGMSAYAASKAAATLFTKCLALETARHGIRCNLVAPGSTDTPMLRALWKGDDAVRAALDGRPEQFRVGIPLGRLADPADVADAVHFLLSDRAAHITMHDLTVDGGAALGA, encoded by the coding sequence ATGAACCTGCACGAGCATGACGGCGACGAACGCAAGGTGGCGCTGGTCACGGGTGCCGCGGGCGGAATCGGCGGGGCGATCGCGCGGGTGCTCGCCGAGCACGGCACGGCCGTCGCCGCGGTGGACCGCGACGCGTCCCGACTGGAGACGACGGTCGAGAAACTGCGCGGCGAGGGGCTCACGGTCACCGGCCATCCGACCGACGTCACCTCCGCCGCCGAGGTGACCGCGACCGTCGACCGGGTCGAACGGGAAATCGGCCCCATCGACCACCTGGTCAACGCGGCCGGGGTGCTGCGGGCCGGGGAGGCCCTCGCGCTCAGCCTCGACGACTGGTCCGAGATGTTCGCGGTCAACGCCACCGGCGTGTTCCTGGTCTCCCGGGCGGTCGTGGAGCGGATGGTGACGCGGCGGCGCGGGGCCGTGGTGACCGTGGCGTCCAACGCCGTCGCCGGCGCCCGGCACGGCATGAGCGCGTACGCGGCCTCCAAGGCGGCGGCCACCCTGTTCACCAAGTGCCTGGCGCTGGAGACGGCCCGCCACGGGATCCGCTGCAACCTGGTGGCCCCCGGGTCGACGGACACGCCGATGCTCCGGGCGCTGTGGAAGGGCGACGACGCGGTCCGCGCCGCGCTCGACGGGCGGCCCGAGCAGTTCCGCGTCGGCATCCCGCTGGGGAGGCTGGCGGATCCCGCGGACGTCGCCGACGCCGTCCACTTCCTGCTGTCCGACCGCGCCGCGCACATCACGATGCACGACCTCACGGTCGACGGCGGCGCCGCTCTCGGCGCCTGA
- a CDS encoding isochorismatase family protein: MGIPEIPPYPMPEPGELPANTARWSVDPRRAVLLVHDMQRYFLRPFGPRSPLPDLVRNAALLRERCAALGVPVAYTAQPGGMTSEQRGLLKDFWGPGMTVAPEDRAVVPELAPNASDWMLTKWRYSAFHRSGLLERLRAHGRDQLVCCGVYAHVGLLATTVDALTHDVQAFLVADAVADFSAEHHRRTLEYAATRSAAVLPTARVLADLGAPRPMAERPT; encoded by the coding sequence ATGGGAATTCCAGAGATCCCCCCGTATCCGATGCCCGAACCGGGCGAACTGCCCGCCAACACCGCGCGGTGGTCGGTGGACCCGCGCCGCGCGGTCCTGCTCGTCCACGACATGCAGCGGTACTTCCTGCGGCCGTTCGGGCCCCGCAGCCCGCTGCCCGACCTCGTGCGCAACGCCGCGCTGCTGCGGGAGCGCTGCGCCGCCCTCGGGGTCCCGGTCGCCTACACCGCGCAGCCCGGCGGCATGACGTCCGAGCAGCGCGGGCTCCTCAAGGACTTCTGGGGGCCCGGGATGACCGTCGCCCCCGAGGACCGCGCCGTCGTGCCCGAGCTGGCCCCGAACGCCTCGGACTGGATGCTGACCAAATGGCGCTACAGCGCCTTCCACCGCAGCGGGCTGTTGGAACGGCTGCGGGCGCACGGCCGCGACCAGCTCGTCTGCTGCGGCGTGTACGCCCACGTGGGGCTGCTGGCGACCACGGTGGACGCCCTCACCCACGACGTTCAGGCGTTCCTGGTCGCCGACGCGGTCGCGGACTTCTCCGCCGAGCACCACCGGCGGACCCTGGAGTACGCGGCCACCCGCTCCGCCGCGGTCCTGCCCACCGCGCGCGTGCTGGCGGACCTCGGGGCGCCGCGGCCGATGGCGGAGCGGCCGACATGA
- a CDS encoding anthranilate synthase family protein: MTPSEALARSLLRRVTSAQPPPFALLRRQRPDGGDDVEVLVGEVRTVAALADIPLPAEPAGGGARHEAFALIPFRQIAERRFACTDDGTPLTVMTVREQGRLPLATALDLLPNVPVALEGARFDVDDEAYADLVRRVVRDEIGRGEGANFVIRRSFVADVPGYSPAVALSFFRRLLTLETGTHWTFVHHTGERTLVGATPERHITVDAGRAVMNPISGTYRYPPSGPRADEVVDFLADQKETDELYMVVDEELKMMSRVCDGGGRLVGPRLKEMARLAHTEYLIEGRTTRDVRAILRDTMFAPTVTGSPLESACRVIGRYEPTGRGYYSGVAALIGRDARGGRCLDSAILIRTADIDADGRMSIGVGATLVRHSDPASEVAETRAKAAGLLAALAPRAEGGLEADPRVREALAGRNEPLSPFWLDPARSAPSPEALDLEGRRVLVIDAEDDFTAMMCHLIRSFGMDVTLIGHREPDPPDGHDLVVMGPGPGDPRDEGDPRIARVGELVRWLLDTRRPFLAVCLSHQVLSRTLGLPVARMPQPNQGVRRRIDLFGRSVRVGFYNSFAAYADSDKFEHDAVPGVIEVSRDPRTGEVHGLRGPGFRSIQFHAESVLSRDGVGVVQDLLAGLLATRPAAARRR, translated from the coding sequence ATGACCCCGTCGGAGGCCCTCGCCCGTTCCCTGCTGCGGCGGGTCACGTCCGCGCAGCCGCCGCCGTTCGCGCTGCTGCGGCGGCAGCGGCCGGACGGCGGCGACGACGTGGAGGTGCTCGTCGGCGAGGTGCGGACCGTCGCCGCGCTCGCCGACATCCCGCTGCCCGCCGAACCCGCGGGCGGCGGCGCGCGGCACGAGGCGTTCGCGCTCATCCCGTTCCGACAGATCGCCGAGCGCCGCTTCGCGTGCACCGACGACGGGACGCCGCTGACGGTGATGACCGTCCGGGAGCAGGGGCGGCTGCCCTTGGCGACGGCGCTGGACCTGCTCCCGAACGTGCCCGTCGCCCTTGAGGGCGCCCGCTTCGACGTGGACGACGAGGCGTACGCGGACCTCGTCCGGCGGGTCGTGCGGGACGAGATCGGCCGGGGGGAGGGCGCCAACTTCGTGATCCGGCGCTCGTTCGTCGCCGACGTCCCCGGCTACTCGCCGGCGGTGGCGCTGAGCTTCTTCCGCCGGCTGCTGACGCTGGAGACGGGCACGCACTGGACGTTCGTCCACCACACCGGCGAGCGGACCCTCGTCGGGGCCACCCCCGAGCGCCACATCACGGTCGACGCCGGCCGCGCGGTCATGAACCCGATCAGCGGCACCTACCGGTACCCGCCGTCCGGGCCGCGGGCCGACGAGGTCGTCGACTTCCTCGCCGACCAGAAGGAGACCGACGAGCTCTACATGGTGGTCGACGAGGAGCTCAAGATGATGTCGCGGGTGTGCGACGGGGGCGGCCGGTTGGTCGGCCCCCGGCTCAAGGAGATGGCCCGCCTCGCGCACACCGAGTACCTCATCGAGGGGCGCACCACCCGCGACGTGCGGGCAATCCTGCGCGACACCATGTTCGCCCCCACGGTGACCGGCAGCCCGCTGGAGAGCGCCTGCCGCGTGATCGGCCGGTACGAGCCGACCGGCCGGGGCTACTACAGCGGGGTGGCGGCCCTCATCGGCCGCGATGCGCGGGGCGGCCGATGCCTGGACTCGGCCATCCTCATCCGCACCGCCGACATCGACGCCGACGGTCGGATGAGCATCGGGGTCGGGGCGACGCTCGTCCGGCACTCCGACCCCGCGTCCGAGGTCGCCGAGACCCGGGCCAAGGCGGCCGGGCTGCTGGCCGCCCTCGCCCCCCGCGCCGAGGGCGGGCTCGAGGCCGACCCCCGCGTCCGGGAGGCGCTGGCCGGCCGCAACGAGCCGCTGTCGCCGTTCTGGCTGGACCCGGCGCGGTCGGCGCCGTCCCCCGAGGCCCTCGACCTGGAGGGACGCCGGGTGCTGGTGATCGACGCGGAGGACGACTTCACCGCGATGATGTGCCACCTGATCCGCTCGTTCGGCATGGACGTGACGCTGATCGGACACCGCGAACCGGACCCGCCGGACGGGCACGACCTCGTGGTGATGGGGCCGGGGCCGGGCGACCCCCGCGACGAGGGCGACCCCAGGATCGCCCGCGTCGGCGAGCTGGTCCGGTGGCTCCTCGACACGCGGCGACCGTTCCTCGCGGTCTGTCTGAGCCACCAGGTGCTCAGCAGGACGCTCGGGCTGCCGGTGGCGCGGATGCCGCAGCCCAACCAGGGCGTGCGGCGGCGGATCGACCTGTTCGGCAGGAGCGTGCGGGTCGGCTTCTACAACAGCTTCGCCGCCTACGCCGACTCCGACAAGTTCGAGCACGACGCCGTGCCCGGCGTCATCGAGGTGAGCCGCGACCCCCGGACCGGCGAGGTGCACGGGCTGCGCGGGCCGGGTTTCCGGTCCATCCAGTTCCACGCCGAGTCCGTGCTGAGCCGGGACGGCGTCGGCGTCGTCCAGGACCTGCTGGCGGGCCTGCTGGCGACCCGGCCCGCCGCGGCCCGTCGACGGTGA